The following coding sequences are from one Achromobacter sp. B7 window:
- the lepA gene encoding translation elongation factor 4, which yields MQHIRNFSIIAHIDHGKSTLADRLIQRCGGLADREMSAQVLDSMEIERERGITIKAQTAALQYKANDGKVYNLNLIDTPGHVDFSYEVSRSLSACEGALLVVDASQGVEAQTVANCYTAIELGVEVVPVLNKMDLPQADPEGARQEVEDVIGIDASEAVLASAKTGMGIDEILETIVARVPAPKGDPEAPLQALIIDSWFDNYVGVVMLVRIINGVLKPKDKILLMASGATHLCEQTGVFTPKSQQRPHLSAGEVGFIIAGIKQLEDAKVGDTVTLANKPAPSALPGFKEVKPQVFAGLYPVESSEYDQLRDSLDKLKLNDAALMFEPEVSQALGFGFRCGFLGLLHMEIVQERLEREFDMDIITTAPSVVYEVEQRDGSVITVESPSRMPEVGKIQDIREPIVKVTLFMPQDYVGPVMTLCNNKRGSQVNMSYHGRQVHLVYEIPLAEIVLDFFDKLKSVSRGYASMDYEFLEYRSADVVRVDLLINNDRVDALAVIVHRSNARHRARDVVTRMRGLIPRQMFDVVIQAAIGAEIIARENVKALRKNVLAKCYGGDISRKKKLLEKQKAGKKRMKQVGSVEIPQEAFLAILQVEDK from the coding sequence ATGCAGCATATTCGCAACTTCTCCATCATTGCCCACATCGATCATGGCAAATCGACCTTGGCCGATCGCTTGATCCAGCGCTGCGGCGGATTGGCGGATCGCGAAATGTCGGCGCAGGTGCTCGATTCCATGGAAATCGAGCGCGAGCGCGGCATCACCATCAAGGCCCAGACCGCCGCCCTGCAATACAAGGCGAACGACGGCAAGGTCTATAACCTGAACCTGATCGACACCCCGGGGCACGTGGACTTCTCGTATGAAGTCAGCCGCTCGTTGTCGGCATGCGAAGGCGCGCTGCTGGTGGTGGATGCGTCCCAGGGCGTGGAAGCGCAGACGGTCGCCAACTGCTACACCGCCATCGAGCTGGGCGTGGAAGTGGTGCCCGTCCTGAACAAGATGGACCTGCCCCAGGCCGACCCCGAAGGCGCGCGCCAGGAAGTGGAAGACGTCATCGGCATCGATGCGTCGGAAGCCGTGCTGGCCAGCGCCAAGACCGGCATGGGCATTGACGAAATCCTGGAAACCATCGTGGCCCGCGTGCCGGCGCCCAAGGGTGACCCGGAAGCGCCGCTGCAAGCGCTGATCATCGACTCGTGGTTCGACAACTACGTGGGCGTGGTCATGCTGGTGCGCATCATCAACGGCGTGCTCAAGCCCAAGGACAAGATCCTGCTGATGGCGTCCGGCGCCACCCACCTGTGCGAGCAGACCGGGGTGTTCACGCCCAAGTCGCAGCAGCGCCCGCACCTGTCGGCGGGCGAGGTCGGCTTCATCATCGCCGGCATCAAGCAGCTGGAAGACGCCAAGGTAGGCGACACGGTCACGCTGGCCAACAAGCCCGCGCCGTCCGCGCTGCCCGGTTTCAAGGAAGTGAAGCCCCAGGTGTTCGCCGGCCTGTATCCCGTCGAAAGCTCCGAATACGACCAGCTGCGTGATTCGCTCGACAAGCTCAAGCTGAACGATGCCGCGCTGATGTTCGAACCCGAAGTCTCGCAAGCGCTGGGCTTTGGTTTCCGCTGCGGCTTCCTGGGCCTGCTGCACATGGAAATCGTGCAAGAGCGCCTGGAACGCGAATTCGACATGGACATCATCACTACCGCGCCGTCGGTGGTGTATGAAGTCGAGCAGCGTGATGGCTCCGTGATTACCGTGGAGAGCCCGTCGCGCATGCCTGAAGTCGGCAAGATCCAGGACATTCGCGAACCTATCGTGAAGGTCACGCTGTTCATGCCGCAGGATTATGTCGGCCCGGTGATGACGCTGTGCAATAACAAGCGCGGCTCGCAGGTCAACATGAGCTACCACGGCCGCCAGGTGCACCTGGTATACGAGATTCCGCTGGCCGAAATCGTGCTGGATTTCTTCGACAAGCTCAAGTCGGTGTCGCGTGGCTACGCCTCGATGGACTATGAATTCCTGGAATACCGCTCGGCCGACGTCGTGCGTGTGGACCTGCTAATCAATAACGACCGCGTCGACGCGCTGGCCGTGATCGTCCACCGCAGCAACGCGCGCCATCGCGCTCGCGACGTTGTGACCCGCATGCGCGGCCTGATTCCGCGCCAGATGTTCGACGTGGTGATCCAGGCCGCAATCGGCGCCGAAATCATCGCCCGCGAAAACGTCAAGGCGTTGCGCAAGAACGTGCTGGCCAAGTGCTACGGCGGCGACATCTCGCGCAAGAAGAAGCTGCTTGAAAAGCAGAAGGCCGGCAAGAAGCGCATGAAGCAGGTGGGTAGCGTTGAGATTCCGCAGGAGGCGTTCCTGGCCATCCTGCAAGTGGAAGACAAGTAG
- the lepB gene encoding signal peptidase I, producing the protein MSWNFALILFVLLVLTGIIWVLDLAVLRRGREARAQAAMAQYDAALIGDAQEAERLRREAGDVARRVPWWVEYAVSFFPVILFVFMLRSFVVEPFRIPSGSMLPTLQSGDLILVNKFSYGLRLPVIDKKVVDIGKPQRGDVFVFRYPVDPDVDYIKRVVGLPGDEIAYLDKKLYVNGTLVPHVRDGDYFEPDRVSYIAQYKEKLGDVEHKILLDENKPQDYSPMWQFPHRENCQYSRNGVRCKVPEGSYFAMGDNRDNSADSRYWGFVPEANIVGRAFFIWMNFSDLSRIGRFN; encoded by the coding sequence ATGAGTTGGAACTTTGCCCTGATCCTGTTTGTTCTGCTGGTCTTGACCGGCATTATCTGGGTGCTTGATCTGGCGGTGCTGCGGCGTGGCCGTGAAGCGCGGGCCCAAGCGGCAATGGCGCAGTACGATGCGGCGCTGATCGGGGACGCGCAAGAAGCCGAACGCCTGCGCCGCGAAGCCGGTGACGTGGCGCGCCGCGTGCCCTGGTGGGTGGAATACGCCGTCAGCTTTTTCCCCGTCATCCTGTTCGTGTTCATGCTGCGTTCGTTCGTGGTCGAGCCGTTTCGGATACCTTCGGGCTCGATGCTGCCGACGCTGCAATCGGGCGACCTGATCCTGGTGAACAAGTTCAGCTATGGCTTGCGCCTGCCGGTGATCGACAAGAAGGTCGTGGATATCGGCAAGCCCCAGCGCGGCGACGTCTTCGTGTTCCGTTATCCCGTGGATCCGGACGTGGACTACATCAAGCGCGTGGTCGGCCTGCCGGGCGACGAGATCGCTTATCTGGACAAAAAACTGTATGTGAACGGCACCCTGGTGCCTCACGTTCGCGACGGCGACTACTTCGAGCCGGATCGTGTGTCGTATATCGCACAATATAAAGAGAAGTTGGGCGACGTTGAGCACAAGATACTGCTAGATGAGAACAAGCCGCAGGATTATTCGCCCATGTGGCAATTTCCTCACCGCGAAAACTGCCAATACAGCCGCAATGGGGTACGCTGCAAAGTACCCGAAGGCAGTTATTTCGCCATGGGCGATAATCGGGACAACAGCGCGGACAGCCGTTATTGGGGCTTCGTACCTGAGGCCAATATCGTCGGACGCGCGTTCTTCATCTGGATGAATTTCAGCGATCTCAGCCGCATCGGCCGGTTCAACTGA
- the rnc gene encoding ribonuclease III, giving the protein MSLATLENRLDHHFGDPALLEQALTHRSHGARHNERLEFLGDSVLNFVVAAMLFERYSKIDEGDLSRLRANLVKQASLADIAQRLELSQYLRLGEGELKSGGFRRPSILADTVEALFGAVFLDAGFEAARRVIVRQYQPVLASVDPKTLGKDAKTLLQEFLQGRKLALPLYTVVATHGAAHSQQFEVECAIPALEIKVTAPGASRRAAEQSAAKLALEAALAISPATKAARKSGKARKTAQLSLPVAVAQETK; this is encoded by the coding sequence ATGTCGCTAGCCACGCTAGAAAACCGCCTGGATCACCACTTCGGTGATCCAGCCTTGCTTGAACAGGCACTGACGCATCGCAGTCACGGTGCGCGCCACAACGAGCGCTTGGAATTCCTTGGGGATTCCGTGCTGAACTTCGTCGTGGCGGCGATGCTGTTTGAACGCTATTCCAAAATCGACGAAGGCGATCTGTCGCGGCTGCGGGCCAACCTGGTCAAGCAGGCCTCGCTGGCGGACATCGCCCAACGCCTCGAACTGTCGCAGTATCTGCGCCTGGGCGAAGGTGAATTGAAAAGCGGTGGCTTCCGTCGGCCATCGATTCTTGCGGACACGGTCGAGGCGCTGTTTGGCGCCGTCTTCCTGGATGCTGGCTTTGAGGCCGCGCGCCGCGTGATCGTGCGCCAGTACCAACCGGTGCTGGCCTCGGTTGACCCAAAAACGCTGGGCAAGGACGCCAAGACCTTGCTGCAGGAATTCCTGCAAGGCCGCAAGCTGGCGCTGCCGTTGTACACGGTGGTGGCCACGCATGGCGCGGCCCACAGCCAGCAGTTCGAAGTCGAGTGCGCCATCCCGGCGCTCGAGATCAAGGTTACGGCGCCCGGCGCCAGCCGCCGCGCCGCCGAGCAGTCGGCGGCCAAGCTGGCTTTGGAGGCTGCGCTGGCTATCAGCCCCGCCACCAAGGCTGCCCGCAAGTCGGGCAAGGCGCGCAAAACCGCGCAATTGTCGCTGCCCGTGGCAGTGGCTCAAGAGACTAAATGA
- the era gene encoding GTPase Era: MSDTPFRTGFVAIVGRPNVGKSTLTNALIGSKISIVSRKAQTTRHRIHGVLTREHEQFVFVDTPGFQTRHGGAMNRMMNRVVTQALADVDVVVHVVEAGKWSEGDAKLLPLLPNPERTILVVSKIDQMKNRDDLFAFVSKIMALHPFGAVVPVSATKNQQLDQLLEEIATRLPEGEAMFEEDTLTDRPMRFIAAELVREKIFRLVGDELPYGCTVVIEQWEETAKGASINACVVVERDSHKPILLGAGGMHMKRIATEARQDIAKLLDKPVHLEVYIKVRKGWSDREGALRDLGYE; the protein is encoded by the coding sequence ATGAGCGATACCCCTTTTCGTACCGGCTTTGTTGCCATCGTTGGCCGTCCCAATGTGGGCAAGTCCACGCTGACCAATGCCCTGATCGGTTCCAAGATCTCCATCGTGTCGCGCAAGGCGCAGACCACGCGCCACCGTATCCACGGCGTGCTGACTCGCGAGCACGAGCAATTCGTTTTCGTTGATACCCCGGGATTCCAGACGCGTCATGGCGGCGCCATGAACCGCATGATGAACCGCGTGGTGACGCAGGCTTTGGCCGACGTCGACGTGGTGGTGCACGTGGTGGAAGCCGGTAAATGGTCCGAAGGCGATGCGAAGCTGTTGCCGCTGTTGCCGAACCCCGAGCGCACCATTCTGGTCGTCTCCAAGATCGACCAAATGAAGAACCGCGACGACCTGTTCGCGTTCGTCTCCAAGATCATGGCGCTGCACCCCTTTGGCGCCGTGGTGCCCGTCAGCGCCACCAAGAACCAGCAGCTGGACCAGTTGCTGGAAGAAATCGCCACGCGCCTGCCGGAAGGCGAGGCGATGTTCGAAGAAGACACCCTGACCGACCGCCCCATGCGCTTCATCGCCGCCGAACTGGTGCGCGAGAAGATCTTCCGCCTGGTCGGCGACGAACTGCCCTACGGCTGTACCGTTGTCATCGAGCAATGGGAAGAAACCGCCAAGGGTGCCAGCATCAACGCCTGCGTGGTGGTCGAGCGCGACAGCCACAAGCCGATTCTGCTGGGCGCGGGCGGCATGCACATGAAGCGTATCGCCACGGAGGCGCGGCAAGACATCGCCAAGCTGCTGGACAAGCCCGTGCACCTGGAGGTCTACATCAAGGTGCGCAAGGGCTGGTCCGACCGCGAGGGTGCGCTCCGCGATCTGGGTTATGAGTAG